Within Enterobacter sp. RHBSTW-00175, the genomic segment GTGTTCTTCGAACAACAGGATGCCGCCTTTAAAGCCGTGGATTATTTGATAAGTCAGGGCCACCGCGAGATTGCCTGTATCACCGTTCCGATCCACACGCCAACCGGTAAGGCGCGCCTGATGGGGTATCGCAAGGCACTGGAAAAGCACGGAATTGTCTGGGACGATCGTCGGGTGAAATATGGCGATGCAGGAATGACGCGGGGATATGAGCTGTGCAAAGAGCTCATCACTGAAAACGTGCCGTTTAGCGCGCTTTTCGCCTGTAACGACGATATGGCTCTGGGTGCGTCTAAGGCGTTACATCAGGCCGGGCTGCGTATTCCTCAGGATATTTCGCTGTTTGGTTTTGATGATGCGCCGAGTGCGAAGTGGCTGGAGCCTGCGCTCTCTTCGGTCTATTTGCCTATCGATAATATGATAGTGACGGCTATCGATCAGGCGATCCGGCTGGCAAAAAACCAGCCGGTCGAAACGATCCCGCCGTTTACCGGCACGCTGGTGTTGCGCGACTCAGTAACCACGGGCCCGTATTTTCACTCAAAATAGTTCCAGCGCCAGCAGTTCCTGAATGGTCTGGCGGCGGCGAATCAGCCGCGCCACACCATTATCGAACAGCACTTCCGGCAGCAGCGGGCGGCTGTTGTAGTTCGAGGACATTGACGCCCCGTACGCTCCGGTATCATGCAGCACCAGATAATCACCCGGTTTCACTTCAGGCAGCGCGCGGGTTTCCACTTTACCGCCCTCCTGCTGAGTAAACACATCGCCCGATTCGCACAGCGGGCCTGCCACTACAGTTTCAACCCGCGGAGCCTGCGTTAAATCGCGGCCATCTGCGGCCAGCGCGGTAATGTGGTGGTAACTGCCGTACATGGCCGGGCGCATCAGATCGCTAAAGCCTGCATCAATCAGCACAAAGTGACGTGACCCCATCTCTTTCACGCTACGAACCTGCGACACCAGCACGCCAGACTCCGCCACCAGGAAACGACCCGGTTCGATTTCCAGCTTCACCGCATGCCCCAGATGGGCGGCAATTTTATCGCGCGCCGCGCTCCACAGGCCGTAATAGTGATCGGTATCAATCGCCTCTTCGCCTTCACGATATGGAATAGACAGGCCGCCACCGGCGGAGATCGCCTCCATACCCTGACCAAAATCAATAACCTGGCGCACCATCGCGCCACATACTTGCTCCAGGTGACCGTAATCGACACCGGAACCAATATGCATATGAATACCCACCAGCTCCAGGCTGTAGCGCTGTATCACTTCAAGCGCCGCGGGCAGATCGGTATACCAGATCCCGTGTTTGCTGTTTTCACCGCCGGTATTGGTTTTTTGGCTGTGACCGTGGCCAAAACCCGGGTTCACGCGCAGCCATACGCGATGACCAGGAGAAACCTGACCGAGCTGCTCCAGCATATCCACCGAACCTGCATTAACCGGAATCCGCAGTTCATGTACGCGGGCAAGTGTAGGTTCATCAATCAAGTCAGCCGTGAACACAATGGCATCGCTGTCGCTCTTCGGATC encodes:
- the lysA gene encoding diaminopimelate decarboxylase, with the translated sequence MPRPLNQTDTDLNADNLLRLPAEFGCPVWVYDAQIVREKIAALHQFDVVRFAQKACSNIHILRLMREQGVKVDSVSLGEIERALAAGYDPKSDSDAIVFTADLIDEPTLARVHELRIPVNAGSVDMLEQLGQVSPGHRVWLRVNPGFGHGHSQKTNTGGENSKHGIWYTDLPAALEVIQRYSLELVGIHMHIGSGVDYGHLEQVCGAMVRQVIDFGQGMEAISAGGGLSIPYREGEEAIDTDHYYGLWSAARDKIAAHLGHAVKLEIEPGRFLVAESGVLVSQVRSVKEMGSRHFVLIDAGFSDLMRPAMYGSYHHITALAADGRDLTQAPRVETVVAGPLCESGDVFTQQEGGKVETRALPEVKPGDYLVLHDTGAYGASMSSNYNSRPLLPEVLFDNGVARLIRRRQTIQELLALELF
- a CDS encoding LacI family DNA-binding transcriptional regulator produces the protein MATMLDVSLRAGVSKATVSRVLNGTGQVKESTRKQVFKAMEELGYRPNFLARSLANQTSNSIGLVVSTFDGFYFGRLLQQASRQTETHGKQLIVTDGHDAPEQEEMAVQMLADRKCDAIVLYTRYMSEKAIMKLIHSVQTPLVIINREVSQAADRCVFFEQQDAAFKAVDYLISQGHREIACITVPIHTPTGKARLMGYRKALEKHGIVWDDRRVKYGDAGMTRGYELCKELITENVPFSALFACNDDMALGASKALHQAGLRIPQDISLFGFDDAPSAKWLEPALSSVYLPIDNMIVTAIDQAIRLAKNQPVETIPPFTGTLVLRDSVTTGPYFHSK